A DNA window from Xyrauchen texanus isolate HMW12.3.18 chromosome 6, RBS_HiC_50CHRs, whole genome shotgun sequence contains the following coding sequences:
- the theg gene encoding theg spermatid protein isoform X1, whose amino-acid sequence MSTRIDHLARPRPNLLKFPDRHSVYWLDELPKSKNTSTTVFELTPRLEQLAQSKNNSRFFQESRRTPEWMVSTAALKACPSQRVCSLALPRLPAEGWESDRPLPVTLSVAVKTAEASPRVCQLAHPKRAKMVLSHFRVDSNAHAETFPMTTPFAPSAHILQLSSPKQVHPQHTIARPVSWPVPDCVLKAVASERLQVLARPKTRQALFEGYKPNRITPAARAATASPRLLELSLPLPRKCKGQ is encoded by the exons gcaCTCAGTATACTGGCTTGATGAACTACCAAAGTCAAAAAACACCTCCACGACTGTCTTTG AACTGACCCCGCGCTTAGAGCAGCTCGCCCAAAGCAAAAACAACAGCCGTTTCTTTCAGGAGAGCAG AAGGACACCGGAATGGATGGTTAGCACAGCAGCATTGAAAGCCTGTCCTTCTCAGAGGGTGTGTTCGCTCGCACTGCCTCGTCTGCCTGCTGAAGGCTGGGAGTCTGATCGCCCCCTTCCGGTCACT TTGAGTGTTGCAGTTAAAACTGCCGAGGCGAGCCCAAGGGTCTGCCAATTGGCCCATCCAAAGCGGGCGAAGATGGTGTTGAGTCACTTCAGGGTCGATTCAAATGCCCATGCAGAAACCTTTCCCATGACCACACCCTTTGCACCCTCCGCTCATATACTGCAGCTGTCCT CTCCTAAACAGGTTCATCCTCAGCACACCATTGCCAGGCCAGTATCGTGGCCTGTTCCAGATTGTGTTCTGAAGGCTGTAGCCAGTGAGAGACTGCAAGTACTGGCTCGACCCAAGACCCGTCAGGCCCTGTTTGAGGGATACAAACCTAACAGGATAACTCCTGCTGCTCGCGCCGCCACTGCCTCCCCAAGACTACTGGAGCTGTCTTTACCCTTACCACGGAAATGTAAAGGCCAATAA
- the theg gene encoding theg spermatid protein isoform X2 has product MSTRIDHLARPRPNLLKFPDRHSVYWLDELPKSKNTSTTVFELTPRLEQLAQSKNNSRFFQESRTPEWMVSTAALKACPSQRVCSLALPRLPAEGWESDRPLPVTLSVAVKTAEASPRVCQLAHPKRAKMVLSHFRVDSNAHAETFPMTTPFAPSAHILQLSSPKQVHPQHTIARPVSWPVPDCVLKAVASERLQVLARPKTRQALFEGYKPNRITPAARAATASPRLLELSLPLPRKCKGQ; this is encoded by the exons gcaCTCAGTATACTGGCTTGATGAACTACCAAAGTCAAAAAACACCTCCACGACTGTCTTTG AACTGACCCCGCGCTTAGAGCAGCTCGCCCAAAGCAAAAACAACAGCCGTTTCTTTCAGGAGAGCAG GACACCGGAATGGATGGTTAGCACAGCAGCATTGAAAGCCTGTCCTTCTCAGAGGGTGTGTTCGCTCGCACTGCCTCGTCTGCCTGCTGAAGGCTGGGAGTCTGATCGCCCCCTTCCGGTCACT TTGAGTGTTGCAGTTAAAACTGCCGAGGCGAGCCCAAGGGTCTGCCAATTGGCCCATCCAAAGCGGGCGAAGATGGTGTTGAGTCACTTCAGGGTCGATTCAAATGCCCATGCAGAAACCTTTCCCATGACCACACCCTTTGCACCCTCCGCTCATATACTGCAGCTGTCCT CTCCTAAACAGGTTCATCCTCAGCACACCATTGCCAGGCCAGTATCGTGGCCTGTTCCAGATTGTGTTCTGAAGGCTGTAGCCAGTGAGAGACTGCAAGTACTGGCTCGACCCAAGACCCGTCAGGCCCTGTTTGAGGGATACAAACCTAACAGGATAACTCCTGCTGCTCGCGCCGCCACTGCCTCCCCAAGACTACTGGAGCTGTCTTTACCCTTACCACGGAAATGTAAAGGCCAATAA